Proteins from a genomic interval of Scatophagus argus isolate fScaArg1 chromosome 6, fScaArg1.pri, whole genome shotgun sequence:
- the hsd11b1la gene encoding hydroxysteroid 11-beta-dehydrogenase 1-like protein: protein MGTFTKVVLASICVAYLAVKWTAPSFNAESLRGARVLVTGASTGIGEQMAYHYARFGAQIVITARRENVLQQVAEKCMNLGAQKALYIAADMGSDSEPGKVIDFALEKLGGLDYLVLNHIGPSPFTMWDGDVEHTRWLMKVNFFSYVQMAWKALPSLEQNKGSLVVVSSLLGKMPSPFVAPYTSTKFALNGFFGALRHELAMKSSNVSISICTLGLIDTESAMEKVRGVTKVPAYPATDAALNIIITGATRQSELFYPWFTYIVALSKDWFPPVTDYIIQNSYNYSP, encoded by the exons ATGGGAACTTTCACAAAAGTCGTATTGGCTAGTATATGTGTTGCTTACCTGGCTGTCAAGTGGACTGCACCCAGTTTTAATGCAG AATCTCTCAGAGGTGCCAGGGTATTGGTGACTGGGGCCAGTACAGGTATTGGTGAACAAATGGCATATCATTATGCCCGCTTTGGGGCCCAGATAGTAATTACAGCAAGGAGGGAGAATGTGTTGCAGCAG GTAGCAGAGAAGTGTATGAATCTGGGGGCCCAGAAAGCTCTCTACATAGCAGCAGACATGGGCAGTGATTCAGAGCCGGGCAAGGTGATAGATTTTGCTCTGGAAAAGCTTGGAGGGTTGGATTACCTGGTTCTCAACCACATTGGCCCAAGCCCCTTCACCATGTGGGATGGAGATGTGGAGCACACCAGGTGGCTGATGAAG GTTAATTTCTTTAGCTACGTTCAGATGGCTTGGAAAGCTCTGCCCTCTCTTGAGCAAAACAAAGGATCGCTGGTGGTTGTTTCATCACTTTTAG GTAAAATGCCCAGCCCATTTGTGGCACCGTATACGTCAACAAAATTCGCCTTGAATGGATTCTTCGGGGCCCTTCGGCATGAGCTGGCTATGAAGTCGAGCAACGTGTCCATCTCTATATGTACTCTTGGACTCATTGATACTGAGTCAGCTATGGAGAAAGTCAG GGGTGTCACTAAGGTACCAGCCTACCCTGCTACAGACGCAGCCCTGAACATCATCATTACAGGAGCTACAAGGCAGTCGGAGCTCTTTTACCCTTGGTTCACCTACATTGTGGCTCTTAGCAAAGACTGGTTCCCTCCCGTCACAGACTATATCATCCAGAACTCCTACAACTACAGCCCATGA
- the micos13 gene encoding MICOS complex subunit MIC13, with amino-acid sequence MAARILPVVKLATKVTIAGGALYVACDSGLMGSSEQGSEALDKAKTAIPPAIEEWMKYFGLETQLPTVPKIEFSPVEAWNSGVRWTISSLSEAPTKANDYANQCLLYLKDLTK; translated from the exons ATGGCGGCAAGGATTTTGCCAGTAGTGAA ACTGGCCACCAAGGTGACCATTGCAGGTGGAGCTCTCTACGTTGCCTGTGACTCTGGTCTGATGGGAAGCAGTGAGCAGGGCTCAGAGGCCCTGGACAAGGCCAAGACTGCGATACCCCCTGCCATAGAGGAATGGATGAAGTATTTTGGCCTGGAG ACTCAGCTTCCAACCGTGCCCAAGATTGAATTCTCTCCTGTTGAGGCGTGGAACTCTG gaGTGCGGTGGACAATTTCATCTCTTTCGGAGGCTccaacaaaagcaaatgatTATGCAAATCAGTGTTTGCTGTATCTAAAAGACCTCACCAAGTGA
- the LOC124060358 gene encoding spindlin-Z-like, with product MSKKRGRKRSSGELNDTLTPDPNSILGVRIQHNWREKGNQSKWKGTVLDRLTVNPSLFMVKYDGFDCVYGIELFKDERVSNLQVLSEKVLNNKIKIPPGEEELVGKAVEHLFEKEDGEKNEWRGMVLSRAPIMTNWYYITYEKDPVLYMYQLWDDYADGDLRILPEAENKHLLPADRKPGEETESLVGKQVEYVTDKGVKRTGLVIYQVPAKPSVYYIKYDDDFHIHVYDLVKTT from the exons ATGTCCAAGAAAAGGGGCAG AAAGCGAAGTAGCGGGGAGCTGAATGACACATTGACCCCGGACCCCAACAGCATTCTGGGAGTCCGCATTCAGCACAACTGGCGTGAGAAGGGGAACCAGAGCAAATGGAAGGGAACGGTACTCGACAGGCTTACTGTGAACCCTTCCCTCTTCATGGTGAAGTATGATGGCTTTGACTGCGTCTATGGCATCGAGTTGTTCAAGGACGAGAGAGTGTCGAACCTACAAGTCCTGTCGGAAAAAGTTT TAAACAACAAGATCAAGATACCTCCAGGGGAGGAAGAGCTGGTGGGCAAAGCCGTGGAGCATCTGTTTGAaaaagaggatggagagaagaatGAATGGAGAGGCATGGTTCTTTCCAGAGCCCCAATCATGACCAACTGGTATTATATCACTTATGAAAAGGACCCCGTTCTCTATATGTACCAGCTGTGGGATGATTATGCTGATGGAGACCTCAGGATTCTGCCTGAAGCAG AAAACAAGCACCTGTTGCCCGCAGACAGGAAGCCAGGAGAGGAGACGGAGAGTCTGGTGGGGAAACAAGTGGAGTACGTTACTGACAAGGGTGTGAAGAGAACAGGCCTGGTCATCTACCAGGTCCCAGCCAAGCCCTCTGTCTACTACATCAAATATGATGATGACTTTCATATCCATGTCTATGACCTGGTCAAAACCACCTAG
- the LOC124060705 gene encoding serine protease 53-like, with protein MRPLPKLLLFQVLTCLGQNVLGDEIINGQIAAENSMQYMVSLQNSRGHHVCGGFLVSEDFVLTAAHCDEPTPVSTVVFGTHNLKRVTNKNRRQIVKRYKDPLYWNVGYGKDIMLLKLSQKVQLGNSVQTIPLPKTEMNIPENENCRVAGWGFTRTGGTVVDELRVVDVSIIQQQVCAREWYGYGYSLPDNVICAGGYETNKGFCQGDSGGPLVWKGVAVGIVSFNKQANCNYSDVPNVYTDISKYLPWIKSILKRHWKVWITPEAMTISLVLLLLFVQNGVDGSRIVGGREAAPHSRPYMASLQVRGRLNCGGTLVREDFVLTAAHCRIPVPYTVILGSDSLSGNEPTKQEFTTVRSIPHPSYDGHANDIMLLKLNGRAQLNDAVQLISLKKGRLNTSKCITAGWGDVGDNNTLPARLQEVNVTTLSQQTCRRRWRGVPITRTMVCGVGDGIAKGFCSGDSGGPLVCDGAAAGVVSFSGRQCGNPRTPDVYTRISSFSDWITSVLNSN; from the exons ATGCGTCCTCTGCCCAAACTTCTGCTTTTTCAAGTTCTGACATGCCTTGGACAAAATG TTCTTGGGGATGAAATCATAAATGGGCAAATAGCCGCGGAGAACTCGATGCAGTATATGGTCTCGCTGCAGAACAGCAGGGGTCATCATGTCTGTGGAGGATTCCTTGTCAGTGAAGACTTTGTGCTTACTGCTGCGCACTGTGATGAACC GACACCTGTTTCAACTGTAGTCTTTGGCACCCACAACCTAAAGAGGGTTAcgaataaaaacagaagacaaattgTAAAGAGGTACAAAGATCCACTATATTGGAATGTAGGATATGGTAAAGACATCATGCTCCTCAAA CTGTCTCAGAAAGTTCAACTGGGCAACAGCGTGCAAACAATTCCACTTcccaaaacagaaatgaacataccagaaaatgaaaattgtcGTGTAGCTGGATGGGGTTTTACTCGAACTGGTGGCACAGTTGTTGATGAACTGAGAGTGGTGGACGTGTCGATCATTCAGCAGCAGGTCTGTGCGAGGGAGTGGTACGGGTACGGGTACAGTCTTCCTGATAATGTTATCTGTGCTGGTGgatatgaaacaaacaaaggatTCTGTCAG GGTGATTCTggtggtcctctggtgtggaAGGGGGTGGCGGTTGGTATTGTGTCCTTCAACAAGCAAGCAAACTGTAACTACTCAGATGTACCCAATGTTTATACGGACATCTCAAAATACCTTCCCTGGATCAAGAGCATCCTCAAAAGGCAC TGGAAGGTGTGGATTACACCAGAAGCCATGACAATCAGCCTCGTACTACTGCTGCTCTTCGTCCAGAATG GAGTCGATGGTTCTCGTATCGTTGGAGGCAGAGAAGCCGCCCCTCACTCGCGCCCCTACATGGCCTCGTTGCAGGTCAGAGGTCGGCTGAACTGTGGGGGAACCCTTGTGAGAGAAGACTTTGTGCTCACAGCAGCACATTGTCGGATTCCTGT ACCATACACAGTTATACTTGGATCCGATTCCCTGTCTGGTAATGAGCCAACGAAGCAGGAGTTCACTACTGTCAGGTCCATTCCACATCCCAGCTATGATGGACATGCAAACGACATCATGCTCCTGAAG CTCAACGGCAGGGCCCAACTGAATGATGCAGTGCAGCTGATTTCTCTGAAGAAGGGTAGGCTGAATACATCCAAGTGCATCACAGCAGGCTGGGGGGATGTGGGGGATAACAACACCTTACCAGCCAGGCTTCAGGAGGTCAACGTAACCACCCTCTCACAGCAGACCTGCCGCAGGAGGTGGCGAGGTGTTCCCATAACCAGAACAATGGTTTGTGGCGTTGGGGATGGCATCGCTAAAGGCTTCTGCTCg GGGGATTCAGGTGGGCCACTGGTATGTGAcggagctgcagcaggtgtcGTCTCCTTCTCTGGACGGCAATGTGGAAATCCCAGGACCCCTGATGTCTACACGCGCATATCATCCTTCAGCGACTGGATTACAAGTGTGCTAAACAGCAACTAG
- the LOC124060357 gene encoding granzyme B-like: MRPLPKLLLFQVLTCLGQNVLGDEIINGQIAAENSMQYMVSLQNSRGHHGCGGFLVNEDFVLTAAHCDEPTPVSTVVFGTHNLKRVTNKNRRKIVKRYTHPQYQNVEHGKDIMLLKLSQKVQLGNSVQTIPLPKTEMNIPENENCRVAGWGLTRTGGTAVDELRVVDVSIIQQQVCARVWGGLPDNVICAGGYKTNKGFCQGDSGGPLVWKGVAVGVVSFNNQSNCDYPDVPNVYTDISKYLPWIKSILKRH; this comes from the exons ATGCGTCCTCTGCCCAAACTTCTGCTTTTTCAAGTTCTGACATGCCTTGGACAAAATG TTCTTGGGGATGAAATCATAAATGGGCAAATAGCCGCGGAGAACTCGATGCAGTATATGGTCTCGCTGCAGAACAGCAGGGGTCATCATGGCTGTGGAGGATTCCTTGTCAATGAAGACTTTGTGCTTACTGCTGCGCACTGTGATGAACC GACACCTGTTTCAACTGTAGTTTTTGGCACCCACAACCTAAAGAGGGTTAcgaataaaaacagaagaaaaattgTAAAGAGGTACACACATCCACAATATCAGAATGTAGAACATGGTAAAGACATCATGCTCCTCAAA CTGTCTCAGAAAGTTCAACTGGGCAACAGCGTGCAAACAATTCCACTTcccaaaacagaaatgaacataccagaaaatgaaaattgtcGTGTAGCTGGATGGGGTCTTACTCGAACTGGTGGCACAGCTGTTGATGAACTGAGAGTGGTGGACGTGTCGATCATTCAGCAGCAGGTCTGTGCGAGGGTGTGGGGTGGTCTTCCTGATAATGTTATCTGTGCCGGTGGATATAAAACCAACAAAGGATTCTGTCAG GGTGATTCTggtggtcctctggtgtggaAGGGGGTGGCGGTTGGTGTTGTGTCCTTCAACAACCAATCAAACTGTGACTACCCAGATGTACCCAATGTTTATACGGACATCTCAAAATACCTTCCCTGGATCAAGAGCATCCTCAAAAGGCACTAA
- the LOC124060706 gene encoding CLIP domain-containing serine protease B15-like encodes MMHALHKILLFHALACIGLNALRTEIINGKKTKKNSMNYMASLQNNNGHICGGFLISEDFVVTAAHCDNSKPTSVVLGTHNLKKVDNATMRYAVKKCKHPSYKEPVSGNDIMLLKLSRKAYLGKKAIKPIQIPSHEIKIKEKKKCRVAGWGLTRTGGEVVNDLQDVEVPVINLQKCQKAWYNRLPANVICAGGYDTKKGFCQGDSGGPLVCNGKLAVGVASFNSKNDCSYPDVPNVYTEISKFLPWIKEILKKKKSDMMHPLHKFLLFHLLTCHGLGTFGSEIIKGKVAPKKLMLYMASVQDKNAQHICGGFLISEDFVVTAAHCDSRNPASVVLGTHNLKKVDNATMRYAVKKCKHPSYKEPASGNDIMLLKLSKKVQLNNRVQPIQLPKTEIKIKDNAKCRVAGWGFTRTRGKVVDVLQEVDVPFVNLEVCKRKWLPRKVDLPDSVICAGGYGTDKGFCQGDSGGPLVCSGMAVGVVSFNMNKNCDYPNIPNVYTNVSKYLHWIKEIRKKKSC; translated from the exons ATGATGCACGCTCTACACAAGATCTTGCTTTTTCATGCCCTGGCATGTATTGGCTTAAATG CACTGAGGACTGAAATCATAAATGGCAAAAAGACCAAGAAGAATTCAATGAATTATATGGCCTCGTTGCAAAACAACAACGGTCACATATGTGGAGGTTTCCTCATCAGCGAGGACTTTGTAGTCACAGCTGCTCACTGTGACAACTC GAAGCCTACAAGTGTTGTTCTTGGCACCCACAATCTGAAGAAGGTTGATAATGCCACAATGAGATACGCTGTGAAGAAGTGCAAACACCCATCCTATAAGGAACCTGTATCTGGGAATGACATCATGCTCCTCAAA CTGTCCAGGAAAGCATACCTAGGCAAAAAAGCCATCAAGCCAATTCAAATTCCaagtcatgaaataaaaatcaaagaaaagaaaaaatgtcgTGTAGCTGGATGGGGTTTAACAAGAACCGGTGGTGAAGTTGTTAACGATCTGCAAGATGTGGAAGTTCCTGTTATTAACCTGCAAAAGTGTCAGAAGGCGTGGTATAATCGACTCCCAGCCAATGTTATCTGTGCAGGTGGATATGACACCAAGAAAGGATTCTGTCAG GGTGATTCTGGTGGCCCTCTGGTCTGCAACGGGAAACTGGCAGTTGGTGTTGCTTCCTTTAACAGCAAAAATGACTGTAGCTACCCAGATGTGCCCAACGTCTACACAGAGATATCAAAATTTCTTCCCTGGATAAAGGAGATtctcaaaaaaaagaaat CTGACATGATGCATCCTCTGCACAAGTTTCTGCTTTTTCATCTCTTGACATGTCATGGACTTGGCA CTTTTGGGAGTGAAATCATAAAAGGTAAAGTCGCCCCTAAGAAGTTAATGCTGTATATGGCCTCAGTACAAGACAAAAATGCTCAACATATATGTGGAGGATTCCTCATCAGTGAAGATTTTGTGGTCACTGCTGCACACTGTGACTCCAG AAACCCTGCAAGTGTTGTTCTTGGCACCCACAATCTGAAGAAGGTTGATAATGCCACAATGAGATACGCTGTGAAGAAGTGCAAACACCCATCCTATAAGGAACCTGCATCTGGGAATGACATCATGCTCCTCAAA ctgTCTAAGAAAGTTCAATTAAACAACAGAGTACAACCAATTCAACTTCCAAAGACCGAGATTAAAATCAAAGATAACGCAAAGTGCCGCGTGGCTGGATGGGGTTTCACAAGAACCCGTGGCAAAGTTGTCGACGTGCTGCAAGAGGTGGATGTGCCTTTTGTTAACCTGGAGGTCTGTAAGAGAAAGTGGCTTCCCAGAAAAGTTGACCTTCCTGACAGTGTTATCTGTGCCGGTGGGTACGGCACAGACAAAGGGTTCTGTCAG GGTGACTCTGGTGGTCCTCTGGTGTGCAGCGGGATGGCTGTTGGTGTCGTGTCTTTcaacatgaataaaaactgtGACTACCCCAACATACCCAACGTCTATACCAACGTATCAAAATACCTCCACTGGATCAAAGAGATTAGAAAGAAAAAGTCTTGTTAA